A genomic segment from Roseibium algicola encodes:
- a CDS encoding MFS transporter, which produces MLTRNFLLILLANIVLGSAMPMLIILGGLAGGWLAPHVWLATAPPSTQMLVGIIVATPVSLFMGRFGRRAGFLLGAAMLVFGGVFAALALVLQSFILLCLAHAALGAALISVNYFRFAASEAVPAEHRAQAISFTLASGLVAALLGPQLFNEAKDALAPIPLAGAYLAIAMLGVLGALPVWWLRMPASPLKVAHRRAESAVRILSRNPRAVGAIGLAALSQAMMVLLMTPTPLAMIGCGFAEGQAADVIRWHVVAMFAPGFFTGFLIRRFGGTRIAVLGLVLLFASALTAWSGIGLLEFYGALVLLGVGWNFGFIGGTHLLQAALSDEERPLVQGVNDTLLAVSSSGASLLSGVLFAGIGWTGLAAVSAPVLVLLALILVLRFRRREAVARA; this is translated from the coding sequence ATGCTCACGAGAAACTTTCTCCTCATTCTCCTTGCGAATATCGTGCTCGGCTCGGCAATGCCGATGCTGATCATCCTTGGCGGTCTGGCAGGAGGGTGGCTGGCTCCCCACGTGTGGCTCGCAACCGCGCCGCCGTCGACGCAGATGCTGGTCGGCATCATCGTGGCAACGCCGGTATCTCTCTTCATGGGGCGCTTCGGCAGGCGAGCAGGTTTCCTGCTTGGCGCGGCAATGCTGGTCTTCGGCGGTGTCTTCGCGGCACTGGCGCTTGTTCTGCAGAGTTTCATCCTGCTCTGCCTGGCACATGCGGCTCTTGGGGCCGCATTGATCAGCGTGAACTATTTCCGGTTTGCGGCCTCCGAGGCGGTTCCCGCCGAACATCGGGCCCAGGCGATTTCCTTCACACTGGCTTCCGGACTGGTGGCCGCGTTGCTGGGGCCGCAACTGTTCAATGAAGCAAAGGACGCACTGGCGCCAATACCGCTGGCCGGAGCCTATCTTGCAATCGCCATGCTCGGAGTTCTTGGGGCGTTGCCGGTCTGGTGGTTAAGGATGCCGGCATCGCCACTCAAGGTGGCCCACAGGCGCGCGGAAAGCGCGGTACGGATCCTGAGCCGTAATCCCAGGGCGGTCGGAGCGATCGGGCTTGCAGCTTTGTCACAGGCGATGATGGTTCTGCTGATGACCCCGACACCCTTGGCGATGATCGGTTGCGGGTTCGCCGAAGGCCAGGCCGCGGATGTCATTCGCTGGCACGTGGTCGCAATGTTCGCACCCGGGTTCTTTACGGGGTTTCTGATCCGCCGCTTCGGCGGAACCAGGATCGCCGTCCTGGGGCTCGTTCTCCTGTTCGCTTCCGCGCTGACGGCATGGTCCGGCATCGGCCTGCTCGAATTCTACGGTGCCCTCGTTCTGTTGGGCGTGGGCTGGAATTTCGGTTTCATCGGAGGAACGCATTTGCTGCAGGCAGCCTTGAGCGACGAGGAAAGGCCGCTGGTCCAAGGCGTCAACGATACGCTTCTTGCGGTTTCATCCTCCGGAGCCTCGCTTCTCTCCGGCGTGCTGTTTGCGGGGATCGGCTGGACGGGTCTGGCTGCGGTGTCCGCTCCTGTCCTGGTGCTGCTCGCACTGATCCTGGTGCTTCGCTTCCGGCGCCGGGAAGCCGTTGCAAGGGCGTGA
- a CDS encoding GlxA family transcriptional regulator produces the protein MDKTLRQIDILLFDGLNILDVAGPAQVFSSANEDGTERYRLRFVSMDGMGVTSSCGLRLQVDTTASTDGRRDLLIPGGTGVDQAMHDRMILDILATWPSEMEDRRVISICSGALVLANAGLLNGRKATTHWRRARQVRQQFPEVRWSTDELYHIDGEVMTSAGVASGIDLALEIIKRDHGGALALAVARELVVYLKRAGGQTQFADLLEAQFSGDRELGRLLDALQDNPGRDWTLELMAEVAGLTPRTLSRRFSASAGLTPVKYLERYRLKRAADVLSGGAPVGSAIRVSGFSDFQQMQRAFKRHLNTTVGEYREKFADS, from the coding sequence ATGGACAAAACACTTCGCCAGATCGACATCCTGCTTTTCGACGGCCTGAACATCCTGGATGTGGCAGGTCCCGCGCAGGTTTTCAGTTCGGCAAACGAAGACGGCACCGAACGCTACAGGTTGCGCTTCGTTTCCATGGACGGGATGGGGGTCACCTCTTCGTGCGGGCTCAGATTGCAAGTGGACACGACCGCATCGACAGACGGGCGGCGGGATCTTCTGATACCGGGTGGGACTGGTGTCGATCAAGCAATGCATGACCGGATGATCCTGGATATTCTTGCAACTTGGCCTTCGGAAATGGAGGACAGACGGGTTATTTCGATCTGCTCCGGTGCGCTGGTCCTGGCCAATGCTGGCCTTTTGAATGGCCGGAAAGCCACGACCCACTGGCGGCGCGCCCGACAGGTGCGGCAGCAATTTCCTGAGGTTCGCTGGTCCACCGACGAGCTTTATCATATCGACGGCGAAGTGATGACGTCCGCAGGCGTTGCCTCAGGCATCGATCTGGCGCTGGAGATCATCAAGAGGGACCATGGTGGAGCCCTGGCTCTTGCCGTTGCCCGCGAGTTGGTCGTCTATCTGAAAAGAGCCGGTGGCCAAACCCAGTTCGCGGACTTGCTTGAAGCGCAGTTTTCCGGCGACCGCGAACTTGGCCGGCTGCTTGACGCCTTGCAGGACAATCCCGGACGCGACTGGACACTGGAGTTGATGGCTGAGGTTGCCGGTCTGACCCCGAGGACCTTGAGCCGACGGTTTTCCGCAAGCGCGGGGCTAACGCCCGTGAAATATCTGGAACGCTACAGGCTCAAGCGGGCAGCGGATGTCCTGTCAGGCGGTGCGCCGGTGGGAAGCGCTATCCGTGTTTCCGGTTTCTCCGATTTCCAGCAAATGCAGCGGGCGTTCAAGAGGCATCTCAATACCACCGTCGGCGAGTACCGGGAAAAATTCGCGGATAGCTGA